Below is a window of Leucobacter chromiiresistens DNA.
CTCGTTGGCGTCTTACCGCTGAGCTCGCGAAATCAAAGAAATTACGTTGAGACTAGCGCAAATTATGTACCGCTCGGCGTCATTTGCAGCATGAACTCCGCCTCACTCAGCACTGAGCGGGAAGCGCACGATGTTGTCCGGAACTCGTAATCCATCGGCCGTACTGCGTTTCCATTCAGGCGAGAACACGCCCGAAACAAATCAGCAAAAGGCAGGCTCCCTCCGATCCGAGAGGGGTGAATGTGAAGAAGTTCGCGCGCTTACTGATCGCAGTCGGCATGGTGGTTGCCGCTGGCTACGTCGCGATCGTTTTTCCTCTGCACGCCGGGTGCTTTCCGCCGATGGATCAGTGCGTATCGGAAGTCATATTGCTCGAGTAGGTAGTCTTATCCCGAGCCATTCAACGTGTGATGTATTCAAAGGTTGATGCTAAAGCGGCTGTATCGACGATTCTCAAGGAGGCGACTTGACGGAGTTCATCACAGCCACAGCAGACATTCGAGGCGACTATCGTTACTCACTTACGCGGGTTTGGGACGAAACCCTGCCCAAGCTGACGTACATACTGTTGAACCCCAGCACTGCTGATGCGACCAAGCTCGACAACACTCTGAAGCAATGCGTCAAAATATCGAAGTTCAATGGCTTCGGAGGCCTGCTGATTCTCAACTTATATGCGTATCGAGCCACTGAGCCCAAAGTCATGAAAGCTGCAGCTGACCCGATAGGGCCCGAGAACGATCAATTCCTCGCAGCCGCAACTGGAACCATCGTCGGCGGCTGGGGCAACAACGCAGACTTTGCCCGAGCCAATTTCGTTAGGTCAATGCACCCCAACATGAAAGCGCTAAAGATCAACGGGACCGGACACCCAAAGCATCCGCTCTACGTTTCAGAAACGACGCGTCTGATCGATTGGTTACCGCGTCCGTAGCCCACCCCAGAGCTCCTGGCTTTTGACTACCACGTCCGTCAACCTCAGTTCTGCTTTATCAATCGGCATGAAGAAGCTCTCGGATATGCGTAGGTAGACGCGATATATCCGCCCACGACTGCTCCACCGGTTCTCGCGCGCAGCTCATGCTGAACAGCAATCATGGCCTCGAAACCAATTTCCAGAAGAAGGCACAAAAACTATGGAATTGACTAACCTCACTCACAACCAACTGCGAGGCTTAATCGACGATGCCGGCCTCTCCTGGACTTACGATCGGGACGGTGGTTTTAAGATCCGCCTAAAAAGTGCAGCAACCGGGTACTTCGACGCACTCCGCTTAGAGATCCAGCCTGATTTGTCCGTCAGAGGCGAGTTCTTGAATGCCGACATTGTTAAAGAAGGACAAGGGCTCACACTGTCGTTCCCTTCAGCCGAGGCGGAGGGGAACGTTAGCCCTGCATACAAAACTGTCGAGTTGTTTCTAACTCCGAAACCGTACGGAGTGGAATTTCAGCTCTATGCCAGAGCTGAACTCACAGATAAGCCTATGCATGTGCGAGTGATTCCCGGAGCTGAACAACGCGCAGTAGTCACCGAATGGTGTGACATCATCGAGCGGGATGGAGAAGCCTGGTTGATGGGCACCGTTGCAGGAACCCCTGATTTTCAGAATCTCGTACGCAAGCTCTTCCGTCTGGGGCACTCCATGTTCGGCGGGACAATCACTGGACTAATGGCGGTGAATGAGGATTCTGTGCCCGAGGAATGGGCAGAGCCAAAAACTCAGCAGCCACGCCTCAGTAGCTCGTTGCCGAGTCCTTCAAGCGATGAAGGAGATCGTCGCAAATCTTGGTGGCAAAGGAAGAAGATACGTAAATAACTGACTCCTAAACAGGAAACTACACAGACTGGTCCTTGAGGCACACTGCACCAGTGAGCCAGTAGCATCGCCAGTTCAATGCAGAAGCCCCGCCCATCCGGGCCGATTGTCGGGGCCTCTGTATGCGAGCACTATGAAAGTGCTGCCTGGGCAGAGGTGATGATCGATCGATCCAAGATGGATTCTCCCCCGTCCAGGCAGCATCAACATGTTAGACGATGGCGGTTTGGTGTGATGCGCAATTCTCGGAATATCAAACTTCCAAGGTCACTCGCCCACATATCTTCGGATGAGCTGTGTGAATTGCGGGACCGGTACCCCCGTTCCGTTAAGAACAGTTCTGAGGGTATGGCTGTCAGCGAGCTGGAGCAGATTTCGACGGGCGTCTTTGCGGGCCCCCTTCGCTTCTGCTTCATCGAGCCGCCATCCGCCTATTTCGTGCGCCTCATAGGCATGGGCGATGAGCAGAAGATTGTAGAGATCGACATAGTCTTTACCCGCCGTCCGCGACTTCGTCGCGTAGGCCTTCAAGATCACGGCATGCTCGACCGACGGGGTCCGCACGGTGAGGCGGATTATACTGCCGTCAATCATCGTGACATCGAGGTGATGTTCGATCGGGGCTGCATCCAAGGCGAGCATAAGTCCAGGCGCGCTGTCAAAGACGCGTTCCGCGTGCTCGGATGTTTCAAACTTCTCGTTCCCCGAAGGAACAAGCAGGTCTACCACCCGAAGGCCTGCACGATACCGGTTCGCTTTCTCGGCTTGGTATCCCGCTGCGATAAGCCGAGAGTGAAGCTCTCCACTATCTGCGATCCTGACCGACAACGCGGTGTCGACGTCAGCAGTGCGTCGAGAGATGTTGCCCGGCACTGGGAAGGCTTCACAGAGCAGAGACACCATAACCCCTCCGACAACCCGCGTGTCTTCGAGGTCTGCCGTCACCTCTGCAACGTCTTTCAGAGCAAGATAGGCGTTATCGTCGGCGGCGGAGGTCGTAAATGTCGCATAGTCGCGAGTGATCAAGTGCCCCACCGTTTCAAAACTGTCCTTCTGATGATCTCGAGCGCTTCTTCGGCATCGTTCCCACCGATCTGCAGTACATCCCAGGCGGCGAGCACAGGGTCCGCGCACCCAAGTCCCCAAGATTCTGCAGTGGCGAAGATAGTGCGATCAGCCGGGATGACGAATTCGACGTTTGACTCTTCTCGTGTCGCCGGGGAAAAGCCGAGCTTCTCGAGTGAAACGCCTTCCGCAGCGTAAGCGACAATCTTTACGGGCGTGCGCCAAGGCGCGATGAGATCCGCCGCGCCATCTGCCGAGAGAAGCGCTCGCTTTCGCAGAACACGTACCTGCTCATTGAATGGCGCCATCGAATACCAGAAGGTTCGTGTCCCGCCCGGCCCCGGATAGGTCTCCATGAACTCGTCCCACAATTCACTCGGGGAAATTGTCGACCAGCCGTCGACATCCCGGTGGTGTTCTGCAGCGATCTTCGACAACGCCATGGACACCGCGCCCTGCGTCAGCCCTGTTTCCCGCGCGAGGGCTGACTGAGAGCGTCCCTGCTTGGTGCGGATTAGTGCTCGAATCACTGCGTAGGTCCCCCACGGAACCCGACCTCGTGGCTTGGGTAGGGGCTCGATCGTGTCGATGAGCGTGAGGCCGGGAAGGAATATGAGGCCGTCACCGGAGACGAGTCCAACTCCTGGTATGTCCGCGACAACCTCTTGGGCTCGTGCAGTGGCTTTGGGGACCACGAAGGTGACGATCTCCCCCGGGTCTACGGTGTCCCGAAGCGCACGAATCTTCGAGGGGCTCGGTACGCGGTTCATGCGAAAAATTCGCATGTCGAAATGATGGTCATCGCGGACCGCGTGTAGACGGTTGGACGCGGTGGAGTGCACACGAAACCCGAAGGCCGTCATCACGTCCGCTGGTTCGATCTCCGCCCCCATTCTCATGAGCATTAGCTAAACACGTTTCACCTGTTTTAGCTAATACACCCTTAGGGGACAGTCGATCAAAAATGCGAGGAGCGTTCTCCCACCTTCTGACTTGCACTTTGTTGGCGCCACATACCTGTGGCATTGCGTTTAAGCGTCTAACGTTTCGCTATAGCTAAAATCGCGCGTTGCGTGCACGCACTTTTGAATTTGCTAGCCGATAAAGGGCTTGCTCGAAGCGCGTGACCGCCCCAATCGCTCATCCACTTTGGACAAGGCTCAGGTGGTGCGCGAGGACTCTCATCGCTTGCTGGACTTCTGCATCGGTGATTGTGGCAGGCACGTTCGTGTTGAGTAACGTTTGACTCAAGCGACGCTCAATTACCTTGGTGCGCAGTGAGTTCGCCGTCACGATCGATGCCAGCTGTTCTGTGGACACCTCGGTGTATATCTGAGTGGTTGCAAGAGAGGCATGGCCCAGCAGTTCCTGCACACCTCGCAAGTCGTGCGTTTCGCGCAGGCCGTGCGACGCCGCGCGATGCCTCAGGTTATGCGTACTCCACCCCGTACCAAGGTGCTTCTTCAACCACTTGTACACCGTAGCCGGATGCACATGGCCACCGAAGCGCCCACGGAAGTAGTAGTCGTCACACCCTTGCTCCGACTCCAATTGCTCGAGAAGGCTCAGCGTTAGAGAGTCGAGCGGGACCACCCGCTCCTTCGATCCTTTGCCGAGCACACGGAGGGACATACCGTCCCGCTGAGCAGGGTGAGCAGTGGCAATCTCGCTTCGCCTGAGACCCTGAGTTGCGCCGAGGCACAGCATGGCTGCTTCGACCGTCGACGCTTTGTCGAACGCGTCGAGTACGACGTCTTCGGGTGCTGGGCGCGGCAGGTACCGTGGCACTCGTACCGTTTCCAGCCCTCTACTCGGATTCTGAGCGATGAGCTTCCGTTTTCGCGCCCACTGGAAGAAGGATCGATACGAGGCGTATACCTTCTTCCGGTAAGCGGGCGACCACTCTGCCGAGTGCAGGTCGAGATGCTGCTCGAGGACCGTCTTGGTGATGTTTTCCAGCGGACCGGCGTGAGCATGCAATCGGCTGAGATCGCCGAGCCGTTGTTTCAAGGTTCCGGGCGATCGCCCGAGCCGAAGAAGATGAAGTCGGTATTCCGCCAGAAGCTCTGTACTGTTCACACGGGTGAAGCTTGTTCTCGGCTTACCGCTGAGCTCGCGAAATCAAAGAAATTACGTTGAAATCAGCGCAAATTGGGTACCGCTCGGTGTCATTTGCAGCATAAATCCCGCCCCGCTCAGCACTAAGCGGGAAGCGAACAATGTTGTCCCAAACTCGTAATCCATCGGTCGCGGGTTCAAGTCCCGCACGCCCTACTCCATCGGTTCCCGCCGCACTCGCGGCGGGAGCCTTTCGTACATTCTCAAGGTGCACTGGACGACGGTCGTCGTCGGTTTCCCCCATCAGAAAACCGACACTCGTGTTGAGAATCGTGGCGCATCAGTCTCGTGGCGGAGTCGAAGCTGCAGGACATGGCGCAGGACTCCACGGACCTCCGCGAGTTCAAGACGCGTCTGAACTACGGCGGCCCGCACCTCATGAACGCGGTCGAGCACCGGTACGTGTCTTCGGCGGTGGAGACTCCCGAGGGTCGCCGGCCGGAGACCTGGGCGGAGTCCAGCGCGTACGTTCGCGCGTTCAGCCCGGATGGGTACACGGGCCCCAGCGCACAGCAACGCCAACAGCACGACCATCAGCAGCAGATGGAGGCTGCTCGCGCCGTCTCCTAATCCACGTCTCCGAGCGGGGGTCGCGCCTACGGGCGCGACCCCCGCTTTCGCGTTCTAATGAAGAGCGCAAACGGTTGAGTCAGATCACGTACTCCAGTTCTCGGTAGTTTCCGCGATGGAACACGAGGGGTTCGACTTCAGGGGCTGCATATACTGCGGTGACGCGCACCAGGAAGATCAGGTGGTCTCCGGCCTCTATCTCGCGTTCAACGACTCCAGATACCCAGCCGGTAACGTCCGCGAGTACGGGCGCGCCATTCTCTCCGGCCGGGCTCCACTCGACACCGCGCCACTTGTCCGTGCCTGAGCGGGCGAACTGCGAGCTGAGGTAACGCTGTTTTGAACTGAGGAAATTGACGACGAGGCGCTCGTGCGAGCGCACCGAGTGCAGACTTCGAGATGTTCGCGCGATCGAGAACGACACGAGTGGCGGATCGATCGAAACGCTGTAGAACGATTGACACGTAAAACCTACCGGTCCGTCAACGCCCAAGGTGGTGATGATCGTGACTCCAGACGGGAACGACCCCATGACGTCTCGGTATCGACGAGCGTCGAACTCATGCGCTAACGCCTGCCCATCATTCAGAAGTGCATCGGCTTTTGTATGGCTCATGATTCTCCAAGGGGTGTGGTTGACGGGAAGGAATCTTCATAGCGCGGCATACGGTCGCGCCACCGGAACGCCCGTGAGATTCCGTTGTGTCGACCGAACCCGGCGTTCGTGTTTTGGGGCTTGGCGTAGTTGTCGGGTTCATACGGACAGTGCGGTCGCATCGTGGTGCAAGCTCGGTGGTGCCATGGAAGCGCCTCTTGCGTGATCGAAAAGTTCCGAGGAGAGATAGCGCTCCCCGGTATCCGGGAGTAGCGCGACGATGGTCTTCCCTTCGTACTCTGACCGAAGCGCGAGTTCGCGCGCAGCGGCGAGTGCGGCACCTGAGGAAACTCCGACCAAGAGCCCTTCTCGAGCAAGTGCGTCTCGCGCGGTGCGAATCGCCTCGTCACCAGAGATGCTGATGATTTCGTCGGCGATCTCTGTGTTCAGCACCGGTGGAAAACCGTTGCCGCCGATAATGCCCTGAATCTTGTGGGGCTGGAACTCACCGCCCGAGAGTACCGGCGCTTCGGCGGGCTGAACGGCGATCACGCGGATATGAGGATTCTGCGCCTTGAGATACCGCCCTGCGCCGGTGAGGGTACCGCCGGTGCCGACCGTGGCGACGAATGCATCGATGTCGCCAGCTGTGTCGGCCCAGATTTCGGGACCAGTTGTGCGCTCGTGCACCGCGGGGTTCGCATGGTTGCCTCCCTGGCCCGACAGGAAGGCACCGGGGGTTCGGTCGAGGATGCGTTCTGCCTCCTGGTTCGCTCCAGCCATCGCCTCCTGGCCGGGCGTCAACACGAGCTGTGCTCCGAGAGCACGCAACAGGGTACGACGTTCTTCGGAGACGTCATCTGGCATGACGATGATCACTCGGTAGCTTTTCACCGCACCTATCCATGCCAGGGCGATTCCGGTGTTGCCACTCGTCGCTTCGATGATCGTTCCGCCCGCCCGCAATCGCCCCTCGTTCTCGGCTGCTTCGACGATCGAGAGGGCCGTTCGGTCTTTTACGCTGAAAGCCGGATTAGCCGACTCGAGCTTTCCCAGCACCTGAGCGCCGCCGGGGGCGATCACTCGGTTGATGCGAACGAGGGGGGTGCCGCCAACGAGATCGGCGACGCTGTCGGCGATTCTTCGCGCCGGAAATCCACTCATGCTTTTACCCTCATCTCTCTTGACGTCCTGTGGAGAAATCGATGAACGCTACTGTGCATCTGACGATCCCAGCGCTGCGCGCTGTTCGTCGATGCCGCCGGGTCCGTAGTAGCTTCTCGGCTTCGACAGCCCAAGATGCTCGCGGAATGTACGGGTCTCGTACTCGGTGCGGTGCAGCCCGCGCCTCTGCAAGATGGGGACGACCTCGTCGACGAAACGATCGAGCTGAGACCAGAGGTACGGTGACTGGATATTGAAACCATCGGCTGCGCCGCTTTCGAACCATTCCTCGAGGAAGTCAGCGACCTGCTCCGCCGTGCCGTTGATGATGGGGAACCCGTCGATGATCGCAGAGTAGAGAAGGTCCCGTGCGCGCAGGGGCTGCGTACCGCCCGGCGTGCGATCAGTGCGCTGTGCGATCTGCGCGAGGAGTCGCTCCCCCTCCGAATTGAAAGTCGCCGCAAACGCCGCGCCGACTTCACCATCGAGTCCGAGCGGAGTCAGATCGGCGCCGATGCGTGCGGAGACGATTCCCAAGTTACGGCTTCCATACTTCAGCGGACCGCCCGAACGCGGGTTGGCCGCAAGGTTCCGCCAGTAGTCGAGGTCATGGCCTCCCGTCACCGGATCTTCATCGAGCGGCAACGAAGCGTTGAGCCGGTCGTAGATCCCAATTGCGGCTTCCCGGGAGTCCGCGACGATCGGAGTGATGCCGGGCAAAAAGAGCACCTCATCGGGATCGCGACCGAGGGCTGCCGCACGCGCCCGCACATCTGCGTTGAAGGCGGCCGAGTCGTTGATCGACTTGGGGCCGGTGAAATTCACGTCGCACCACTTCGAGGTGAGCTGACGCGACAGTTCGCTAGCGCCAGCGTAGAGGAGGGGCGGGTGTCCCTGCGGAGGTCGCAGAAGCGGCAACGTGCCGTCGACGCTGAAGTGCTTGCCCTTCCAGCCGAGACGGTGGAACTTGCTGTTGTCGATGAAGGTTCCCGCTTCTTTGTCTTGGATGTAGGCCCCCTCTTCGACGCTGTCCCACAGGCGCTTCACGATCTCGATGAACTCGTCGGCCCGCTCATACCGGGTTTCACCCCCGAGATCGGGAAGGCTGAAGTTACGCGCAGCTACGTCGTTCGCCCCGAGCACGACATTCCAGGCGAACCGCCCACCGCTCAGGTGGTCCAGCGATGCGGACATGCGGGCGAGAATGTATGGATCGTAGTACGTCGGGTGCGCGGTGACGACGATGCCGATCTTGGTCGTGCCGAGCGCGAGCTGCGATCCGAGCGTGAACGGTTCAAGACGACCGGTGTTGTGCGTGGTGATCCACTGCTCCTGCACCAGGTCTCCGGGCAGGGTATCGCCGAGGAAGAAGAAGTCGAATTTGGCCCGCTCGACCGTCTTGGCGGCGCGCAGGGCGTACTCGTAGTCGAAGGCCCCATCTTTTGGGGCTTCGGGCTGTCGCCAGCCGCCCCAGTGGGTTCCGTTGACCCAGTACATGTAGCCGAGATGGATGTGTCGAGTCGCGGTGTCGCTCATTTTCGCCTTTCGAGGTGGTGTCTGTGGAGTGTGAGTGATTCAATTGCGCCGTTGATTCCAGGGCGTTCGGTATTGCGGGATGGCCGCTATGAGCTCCCGTACGTAGTCGGTGCGGGCGTCCCGGAGCACGTCGAGCGCGGTGCCGCTCTCGACGACCTGACCGTGCTGCAGCACGAGAATCTCGTCTGAGATCTCACTGATGACGCCGAGATCGTGGGAGATGACGAGGTAGGTGAGGCCAAGCTCGCGCTGGAGGCCGTCGAGGAGATCGAGGATCTGCCGCTGGACGGTCACATCGAGCGCAGAGACCGGCTCATCGCAGATCAGCACCTCGGGTCGTACTGCGAGTGCTCGCGCAATCGCAATGCGTTGTCTCTGTCCGCCGGATAGTTCGGCTGTGTACCGGCCCGCGACGCTCGCCGGCAACTCGGTGAGGTCGAGCAGCTCTGCGATGCGGCGGCGCCTCTCGGCTCGACCGCCGAAGCCGAAGCCGGTGAGTGGCTCTTCCAGAATTCTCCCTGCCGTAAGCCGCGGATTCAGCGCAGCGTACGGATTCTGGTAGACGATCTGCAGTGTGCGGTAGAGCTCACGGCGAGCGCGCTTGGCGACAGGGTCGTGACTTAAAGGCTGGCCTCCGATGCAGACGTCGCCCTCGTCCGGCTGAGTGAGACCCGCAAGGGTGCGCATGAGCGTGGTTTTCCCCGACCCCGACTCCCCGACGATACCCAGCGTGCGTCCGCGCGCAATGCTCAAGGAGACGTCGTCGAGCGCGGCCACCGGTGCACCTGTTCGGTTGGAGAACGTCTTGCTGATCCTGCTCGCGAGCACCATGGGAACCGCACCGCCGCGTGTGCCGAGTGAAGAGGTCTGAGCATCCTCGCGCTGCGCAGCACGGGCTTCCGCGATGGCGACGGTCGGCCGCGCGAGGTGAGAGGCGTCGATGAGACGGCGCGTGTATGCTTCGATCGGTTTCGACACGATGAGCTCCGACGGACCTGTCTCGACGAGGCGACCGTGCTGCAGCACTGCGATGCGCTGCGCCCGCTCCGCTGCGACACCGAGGTCGTGGGTGACGAGCAACACGCTGAGTCCATTGTCTCGGGTGAGGTCGCCGAGCAGATCGAGTATGCGCTTCTGCACTGTCACGTCGAGTGCTGTGGTGGGCTCGTCGGCGACGATGAGCGCTGGTTCTGCTGCGATGGCCGCGGCGATGAGCACGCGTTGGCACATGCCGCCGGAGAGCTCGTGGGGGTAGCTGTTGTAGACCTGCTCGACGCGGCGCAGACCGACCCGTTCGAAGAGTTCGAGCACGCGCCGTTTCCGCGCGGCTCGATCGAGACGAGTGTGCACTCGAAGCGGCTCGGCAGCTTGCTTGCCGACGGTGAGCAGCGGGTTCAATCCCAACAGGGCGTCTTGCGGCACGTAGCCGATGGTGCGCCCCCGGAGACGTTCGTACTGCTTCGCTGGAAGGTCGACGAGATTGGTACTGTCGAGGACGACAGAGCCCTGGGTGATGCGCGCGTTCGGCGCGAGTGTGCCGGTGACGGCGCGGGCGATGGTGCTCTTGCCCGATCCGGACTCGCCCACAAGAGCGAGCACTTCTCCGCGCCGCAGCGAGAAGCTGATGTCGGTGATCACCGAGACCGGAGGGCGTGCGCGCGACCGGTACTCGAGAGAAAGGCGCGAGAACTCCAGGATGTTCGCTGGTCGCTTTGCGTCAGAATCATGCGACAACGCTGGTCCTCCCCTGGTTCATGGAACGTCCGATTCGATAGACCGCCAGCACCGACGCGACGATGACAAAACCAGGCAGCGTGCTCAGCCACCACTGGCCGGTGAGGAACGAGCGGCCGGCGGCGACGAGCGCACCCCATTCGGGCGTGGGCGGCGGGGCACCGAAACCGAGGAAGCTGAGGGCCGCGACACCGAGGATCGCGGTTCCGATTTCGAGCGTCGCCGCAGCAAGTACGGACCCCGAGGCGTTCGGCACAATATGGCGGAAGAGCCGATATAGGGCGCCGTGCCCGGCGAATGCGGCCGCCTCGACGTAGGGCAGCCCGCGCACACGCAGCACCTCGGAACGCATGAGGCGCGCGAAGGTCGCAACGCTGGTGATGCCGATTGCGATCGCGATGTTGAGAGTGCC
It encodes the following:
- a CDS encoding DUF1643 domain-containing protein; this translates as MTEFITATADIRGDYRYSLTRVWDETLPKLTYILLNPSTADATKLDNTLKQCVKISKFNGFGGLLILNLYAYRATEPKVMKAAADPIGPENDQFLAAATGTIVGGWGNNADFARANFVRSMHPNMKALKINGTGHPKHPLYVSETTRLIDWLPRP
- a CDS encoding tyrosine-type recombinase/integrase: MNSTELLAEYRLHLLRLGRSPGTLKQRLGDLSRLHAHAGPLENITKTVLEQHLDLHSAEWSPAYRKKVYASYRSFFQWARKRKLIAQNPSRGLETVRVPRYLPRPAPEDVVLDAFDKASTVEAAMLCLGATQGLRRSEIATAHPAQRDGMSLRVLGKGSKERVVPLDSLTLSLLEQLESEQGCDDYYFRGRFGGHVHPATVYKWLKKHLGTGWSTHNLRHRAASHGLRETHDLRGVQELLGHASLATTQIYTEVSTEQLASIVTANSLRTKVIERRLSQTLLNTNVPATITDAEVQQAMRVLAHHLSLVQSG
- a CDS encoding flavin reductase family protein, which translates into the protein MSHTKADALLNDGQALAHEFDARRYRDVMGSFPSGVTIITTLGVDGPVGFTCQSFYSVSIDPPLVSFSIARTSRSLHSVRSHERLVVNFLSSKQRYLSSQFARSGTDKWRGVEWSPAGENGAPVLADVTGWVSGVVEREIEAGDHLIFLVRVTAVYAAPEVEPLVFHRGNYRELEYVI
- the cysK gene encoding cysteine synthase A, translated to MSGFPARRIADSVADLVGGTPLVRINRVIAPGGAQVLGKLESANPAFSVKDRTALSIVEAAENEGRLRAGGTIIEATSGNTGIALAWIGAVKSYRVIIVMPDDVSEERRTLLRALGAQLVLTPGQEAMAGANQEAERILDRTPGAFLSGQGGNHANPAVHERTTGPEIWADTAGDIDAFVATVGTGGTLTGAGRYLKAQNPHIRVIAVQPAEAPVLSGGEFQPHKIQGIIGGNGFPPVLNTEIADEIISISGDEAIRTARDALAREGLLVGVSSGAALAAARELALRSEYEGKTIVALLPDTGERYLSSELFDHARGASMAPPSLHHDATALSV
- a CDS encoding NtaA/DmoA family FMN-dependent monooxygenase (This protein belongs to a clade of FMN-dependent monooxygenases, within a broader family of flavin-dependent oxidoreductases, the luciferase-like monooxygenase (LMM) family, some of whose members use coenzyme F420 rather than FMN.) gives rise to the protein MSDTATRHIHLGYMYWVNGTHWGGWRQPEAPKDGAFDYEYALRAAKTVERAKFDFFFLGDTLPGDLVQEQWITTHNTGRLEPFTLGSQLALGTTKIGIVVTAHPTYYDPYILARMSASLDHLSGGRFAWNVVLGANDVAARNFSLPDLGGETRYERADEFIEIVKRLWDSVEEGAYIQDKEAGTFIDNSKFHRLGWKGKHFSVDGTLPLLRPPQGHPPLLYAGASELSRQLTSKWCDVNFTGPKSINDSAAFNADVRARAAALGRDPDEVLFLPGITPIVADSREAAIGIYDRLNASLPLDEDPVTGGHDLDYWRNLAANPRSGGPLKYGSRNLGIVSARIGADLTPLGLDGEVGAAFAATFNSEGERLLAQIAQRTDRTPGGTQPLRARDLLYSAIIDGFPIINGTAEQVADFLEEWFESGAADGFNIQSPYLWSQLDRFVDEVVPILQRRGLHRTEYETRTFREHLGLSKPRSYYGPGGIDEQRAALGSSDAQ
- a CDS encoding dipeptide ABC transporter ATP-binding protein, giving the protein MSHDSDAKRPANILEFSRLSLEYRSRARPPVSVITDISFSLRRGEVLALVGESGSGKSTIARAVTGTLAPNARITQGSVVLDSTNLVDLPAKQYERLRGRTIGYVPQDALLGLNPLLTVGKQAAEPLRVHTRLDRAARKRRVLELFERVGLRRVEQVYNSYPHELSGGMCQRVLIAAAIAAEPALIVADEPTTALDVTVQKRILDLLGDLTRDNGLSVLLVTHDLGVAAERAQRIAVLQHGRLVETGPSELIVSKPIEAYTRRLIDASHLARPTVAIAEARAAQREDAQTSSLGTRGGAVPMVLASRISKTFSNRTGAPVAALDDVSLSIARGRTLGIVGESGSGKTTLMRTLAGLTQPDEGDVCIGGQPLSHDPVAKRARRELYRTLQIVYQNPYAALNPRLTAGRILEEPLTGFGFGGRAERRRRIAELLDLTELPASVAGRYTAELSGGQRQRIAIARALAVRPEVLICDEPVSALDVTVQRQILDLLDGLQRELGLTYLVISHDLGVISEISDEILVLQHGQVVESGTALDVLRDARTDYVRELIAAIPQYRTPWNQRRN